CACCACATGATGCTCCCAGAGCGGGTTGGTGTGATAAAAGGCAAAGACCCGGTCATTCTGGAGGTAAACCGGCACCTCCAGCAGCCCTTTCAGGATCTTGTCGCAATAGAAGTCACAGATTGTATCTGACATGGCAGCCTGCTTTAACGTGGTATATGCTCAACAGTAACGGTTCAATCTCTCATAGAACGCAGCTGCTGATCAACAAAACTGAACAGATCCGGCGTAAAGGCTTGAAAATCCTGCTGCAGGGTTGCATGGTGCAGACTGAGCTCAATCTCGCAGCCGGCCAGCGGATTCGGACGGGCAATCCGGCGCGACATACGGGCAAACGCCCTGCCGATCCCCTCCCGGGTGCCGTAGGAAGGCAGCAGTTCATTGAATATCACCGCCAGCAACGGCTGCAGTTCCGGCGGCAGGGTCTGCTGATTGCCTTCAATCACCGTCCGTGTCCTGACAAGGAAGGCACCAAACGGTTCATCTGTCCAGGCAGACCAGCTGTTCACCAGAAAATAGTCGTAGAACAGATCAACCATGATGCCGCGGTACAGGCCATACTGCGGCGAGAGTGAGTAACGGCTCTGTCTGAAAAGCCGGTGCTGTTCTGCAAAGGAATCTATCCGGCGGTGCAGCTGCACCCCCTGACGGATGCGGGGAGGAAAGCGGTCCCGCAGACTGCCTTTGACAAAGTCGCCCATGAAGTTGCCGATCAACAGCTGATCGTCATCACCCGACAGGAGCATATGGAACAGAAAGTTCATCCTCTTCCCCCAACGTCAAGGCATTCCCCGCACCGCTAACGCCCTGTTGCCTAACCGGATGCAGAGATGTAGAGTGTACTGCAGTTGTTGCTGATTCATAACCGGGGGTGACCAGATGACCACACCACGCGAAACATCGCTCTACAAGACTCTGCCACTTGCGTCAGACCTGAAGGCCCGCCGCCGCTATATGATTGTCGATGAGCCGATTGTGGGCAACTTCAGGTTCGGCCTGCTACTGGAAGACCTGGATATCATGGCCGAGCAGGCAGCGCTGGGTTATGCCCGCAGCATTCATCCTGATGCCAAGGTGGTGACCGCTGCCATCGACAATATCATTGTACGTCATGTGGTTGACAATGATCGTGATATCCGGATTGATGCCCGTATCAACCATGTCGGCAGGTCATCCATGGTAGTGGGGATGCGGGTCGAGCATACCGGCGATCCGGCCACCCATATCGCTTCCTGCTACTTTACCATGGTGGCCAGAGGTGGTGAATCTGCCGAGGAAAGCAGGGTGCTGCCGCCACTGGAATACCGGGATGAGCTGGAAAAACACCGGGCAGAAAAATCCATGCAGGAGCGGGAACAGTACCGTCAGCAGCAGGCAGCCCAGCAGGAGCCTCCCAGCCGCGAGGAGTATGAACTGCTGCACCAGCTTCATACCGCCCAGGACCAGCCCGGTTTCAACGGAATCAAGGCAGATAGTCTGGTGGTGGAATCCTGGGAGCGGATGTACCCTGAACAGGAGTATGTACCCCACAGGATCTTTGGCGGCTACATCATCCGCAGGGCCTATGAACTGTCCTCCATGTGTGCCGAACTGATTGCGCCTGACCGGGCCTTGATTGCCGCGGTCAACCGGATCAACTTCTTCCATCCGGTCAGGCTGGGGGACAAGCTGCACTATACCTGCCGGGTGGTCTACACCTGCGACAGCTTTGTCTGTGTTGAGGCCGGCATCGAGCGGATCAGCCGCGACCGCAACAGCAAGGCGCTTTCAAACTCCTGCCTGTTCACCTTTGTCAACGTAGACAGCACATTGCAGCATCAACCGGTTCCCGGCATCTATCCCACCACCTATGCCGAAGATGCCCGCTATCTGGCAGCCTTTCGCAGCCACAGGGCGATGGTGAAACATTATGACCTGATCTGAGGCTCCTAGTGAGCTGTTTGCCCGACCGGTGCAACACGGGAGGGCAGCCTGATAAACTGGGCCAGCACCAGGGAGACCACGCCCAGTGCCGCCCCCATGATGAACGGTATCCGGTAGTCAAGCATCCAGAGATAGCCTCCCAGAGCCGGCAGGAAGACGGCAGCGACATGGTTGATGGTGAAACCGACCGCCGAGGTTGGCGCAATATCTGCCGGATCGGCAATCTTCTGGAAGTAGGTGCGGATCGCCACGGCAAAGTTGAACAGGATATAGTCGACGATATACATCCCGGCCACCACCCAGCGTGAAGAGGCATAGGCATAGGTTAAAAAGACCAGAATCACACCGGCATACTCAATCGTGCAGAGGGTTCGCTCACCAAAGGCGTTGATGGCCCGGCCGATCATCGGATTGATGATCCAGTTGATCAGGTTGTTGATGATAAACAGCACCGTGATGGCCTGCACGGAAAAATGAAAGACCTTGACCAGCAGGAACATGGAGAAGACCATGTAGATCTGGCGCCGGGCTCCGGACATGAAGGTCAGGGCATAGTAAAGCCAGTAGCGCCGCTTCAGAAACATCCGCAGTTTTTGGGGCGGCACATCAGCATGGCTGGGGTCTTGAAAGACCGCCCAGAGACCGGCCAGGGCAACCACGCTCCCCACCACCAGAAACATGCCGCGGTAATCCAGCACAAAGCCCATACCCCAGATTGCAGCAGCAGAGATGATGCTGGTAATGGCAGCCAGACTGCGCAGCTTACCCATCACTAACGGAGACTGGTGGGTTGAAAAGTATTGCAGGGTCAGGGATTGGTTAACGGTTTCATAGTAATGGAAGCCGAAGCTCATCAGTAGTGTGGTCAGCGCCACACCGCTGAAGCTGGGAAAAAAACCGGTCAGGGCAACACCGATCCCCAGCAGGATGACCGACAGGGACGCCAGCCGGTGTTCTCTGATCACCAGCATCACATAAATCGCTGTTAACGCCAGAAAGCCGGGGATCTCACGGATCGACTGGGTCAAACCGACCTGAAGCCCGTCAAGGTGCACCGTCTCGACGGCAAAGTTGTTGAACAGCATGGTGTAGCCCTGCATCCCCGCCATGGAGGCTGCAGTCAGGATGGCCAGAAAACTGAACATCTGCTTATTGGTAGAAGTGGTAAGCATTGTTACAGCAGGTCTTTCATCAGTATTCCCCTTATCTGGAGCCAAATTATCTACGCACTGTAGAACAACTGGCTACATCAGGCAACAGTATCTGCCGGACCGGGCTGATTTGCAATCATGTCTACTCCTGTGCTATGCATGGGGCAAGGGAGAAAGGCATGCATAATCAGCTGCAACAAACCGTCAATGCCCGTTATCACGAACTTGACCCGCACAACCGGGTACGCCTGCCCGTCATTTTTGCCTGGCTGCAGGAGGTTGGTGCTGAGCATGCCCTGCAGCTGGGGGTAGGGCTCAAGGACCTGAAAAAACTGGGCTTAACCTGGGTGCTGTCCCGGTTGACCCTTGAGCTGCAGCGTCCGATACGCGGCACCGAGCAGGTAACGGTCACGACCTGGCCGGTTACCCGCGAGGGACGGTTTTCAATCCGGGATTACCTGTTGACTGATCAGCAGGGAAAAGACATTGGCCGGGCAACCAGCTCATGGGCTGCAATCAACCTGAAGAGCCGCCGCCCGGTCAAGATTGATGAGCATCTGCCGCACTACCCGCTGCACCCGTTACGGGCTTTGGATGACCCCTTTGACACGCTGCCGGCGCTCGAGCAGTGCCGGACCATGCTGCAACTACCGGTTTTACGGGCTGACCTTGACATGAACAACCATGTCAACAACACGGTCTATCCGGGCTGGGCACTGGAGGCGGTGCCGGAAGAGCTGTTCAGCCGGTCCGTACCGCTTCTGATTGAAATCGGGTTCCGCTCCGAAGCGCTCTACGGTGACAGCATACGCAGCTGCTGTGCCCCCCTCGGGACCGACCCACGGGTTCTGCTTCACAGGATTGAATCGGTAAAGGACGGCACGGAATTGTGCCGGCTGCGTACAACCTGGCAGCCTGTTGCCCCACGGAGGCAGTCTGAATAGCCGTCGCTGACTGAACAAACGAGAAGAGG
Above is a window of Trichlorobacter lovleyi SZ DNA encoding:
- a CDS encoding acyl carrier protein phosphodiesterase, which produces MNFLFHMLLSGDDDQLLIGNFMGDFVKGSLRDRFPPRIRQGVQLHRRIDSFAEQHRLFRQSRYSLSPQYGLYRGIMVDLFYDYFLVNSWSAWTDEPFGAFLVRTRTVIEGNQQTLPPELQPLLAVIFNELLPSYGTREGIGRAFARMSRRIARPNPLAGCEIELSLHHATLQQDFQAFTPDLFSFVDQQLRSMRD
- a CDS encoding acyl-CoA thioesterase, giving the protein MTTPRETSLYKTLPLASDLKARRRYMIVDEPIVGNFRFGLLLEDLDIMAEQAALGYARSIHPDAKVVTAAIDNIIVRHVVDNDRDIRIDARINHVGRSSMVVGMRVEHTGDPATHIASCYFTMVARGGESAEESRVLPPLEYRDELEKHRAEKSMQEREQYRQQQAAQQEPPSREEYELLHQLHTAQDQPGFNGIKADSLVVESWERMYPEQEYVPHRIFGGYIIRRAYELSSMCAELIAPDRALIAAVNRINFFHPVRLGDKLHYTCRVVYTCDSFVCVEAGIERISRDRNSKALSNSCLFTFVNVDSTLQHQPVPGIYPTTYAEDARYLAAFRSHRAMVKHYDLI
- a CDS encoding MFS transporter — protein: MLTTSTNKQMFSFLAILTAASMAGMQGYTMLFNNFAVETVHLDGLQVGLTQSIREIPGFLALTAIYVMLVIREHRLASLSVILLGIGVALTGFFPSFSGVALTTLLMSFGFHYYETVNQSLTLQYFSTHQSPLVMGKLRSLAAITSIISAAAIWGMGFVLDYRGMFLVVGSVVALAGLWAVFQDPSHADVPPQKLRMFLKRRYWLYYALTFMSGARRQIYMVFSMFLLVKVFHFSVQAITVLFIINNLINWIINPMIGRAINAFGERTLCTIEYAGVILVFLTYAYASSRWVVAGMYIVDYILFNFAVAIRTYFQKIADPADIAPTSAVGFTINHVAAVFLPALGGYLWMLDYRIPFIMGAALGVVSLVLAQFIRLPSRVAPVGQTAH
- a CDS encoding acyl-[acyl-carrier-protein] thioesterase, whose product is MHNQLQQTVNARYHELDPHNRVRLPVIFAWLQEVGAEHALQLGVGLKDLKKLGLTWVLSRLTLELQRPIRGTEQVTVTTWPVTREGRFSIRDYLLTDQQGKDIGRATSSWAAINLKSRRPVKIDEHLPHYPLHPLRALDDPFDTLPALEQCRTMLQLPVLRADLDMNNHVNNTVYPGWALEAVPEELFSRSVPLLIEIGFRSEALYGDSIRSCCAPLGTDPRVLLHRIESVKDGTELCRLRTTWQPVAPRRQSE